In Paroedura picta isolate Pp20150507F chromosome 6, Ppicta_v3.0, whole genome shotgun sequence, one genomic interval encodes:
- the OMP gene encoding olfactory marker protein: protein MASEASELELPLVQDTELTNCMRLRVQSLQQRNEKPQDGEKLLRANEFVYRVDFSRQQGLRFERWNVVLEKPGKVDIIGTSQHWTPDLTNLMRRQLLEPVGVFWKKPDSPEVECNEADALEFGERLVELAKIRKVMYFLLAYADGLEPAHLKCSVVFRV from the coding sequence ATGGCGTCGGAAGCGTCCGAGCTGGAGCTCCCCTTGGTGCAGGACACAGAGCTGACCAACTGCATGAGGCTCCGGGTGCAGAGCCTCCAGCAGAGAAACGAGAAACCCCAGGACGGCGAGAAGCTCCTTCGGGCCAACGAATTCGTCTACCGGGTGGATTTCTCCCGGCAGCAGGGCCTGCGCTTCGAGCGCTGGAACGTCGTCCTGGAGAAACCGGGCAAGGTGGACATCATCGGCACCTCCCAGCACTGGACGCCCGACCTGACCAACCTCATGCGCCGGCAGCTGCTGGAGCCCGTGGGGGTCTTCTGGAAGAAGCCGGACTCcccggaggtggagtgcaacgaAGCCGACGCTCTGGAGTTCGGCGAGAGGCTGGTCGAGCTGGCCAAAATCCGCAAGGTGATGTACTTCCTCCTGGCCTATGCCGACGGCCTCGAGCCGGCCCACCTCAAGTGCTCCGTGGTCTTCCGAGTCTGA